The following proteins are co-located in the Haliotis asinina isolate JCU_RB_2024 chromosome 13, JCU_Hal_asi_v2, whole genome shotgun sequence genome:
- the LOC137259502 gene encoding uncharacterized protein F54H12.2-like, producing the protein MMKTLLNYGADAKSSQMTSQLFYKDEGEDNDAIETTDCVTGTNYGLIARGTYIKKSNELTMSGPLYEDVFSMKRHLINGVDLTLKLYRSSPTFCLMSGKANQEYTIELLDAYLQVCKLKVNPALILAHNTLFQNNSNALYPFTKSEVKVNSIPVSQLTHTIDNVSNPIANRYIIAFVESKSLNGSYDKNPFNFQSGMLKTVSLYVNGVSVPGRPTRADDVNSYVNMFDGMGFWRENRGNFISRGEFLLGNALFVFELEEVCGESEYLNLVKTGNVRLEIEFKAALTKTLSCIILSERNSIIEIDQARNVFIK; encoded by the coding sequence ATGATGAAGACCTTGCTAAACTATGGAGCTGATGCGAAAAGCTCTCAAATGACATCGCAGCTGTTTTACAAAGATGAGGGTGAAGATAATGATGCCATTGAAACAACTGATTGTGTCACTGGAACCAATTACGGTTTGATTGCACGTGGTACCTACATCAAGAAGAGCAATGAACTAACCATGTCTGGACCTTTGTATGAAGATGTGTTTAGCATGAAAAGACATTTAATCAATGGAGtagatttgactttgaaattgtaCAGATCATCACCTACTTTCTGTTTGATGAGCGGTAAAGCCAACCAAGAGTATACCATTGAGCTACTCGATGCTTATCTTCAAGTATGCAAACTCAAAGTCAACCCGGCGCTGATTCTAGCTCACAACACCCTGTTCCAAAATAACTCCAATGCACTCTaccctttcaccaagtctgaggtcaaggtcaacagcaTCCCTGTTTCTCAACTGACGCATACCATTGATAATGTGTCCAACCCCATTGCTAATCGTTACATCATCGCCTTTGTGGAAAGCAAGAGTTTGAATGGGTCATATGACAAGAATCCTTTCAACTTTCAATCCGGCATGCTCAAAACTGTCAGTCTCTATGTGAATGGTGTCAGTGTACCTGGACGTCCAACTCGAGCTGATGATGTGAACAGCTacgtaaacatgtttgatggcaTGGGGTTTTGGAGAGAAAATCGAGGAAATTTCATATCCAGGGGAGAATTTTTGTTAGGAAATGCACTGTTTGTTTTTGAACTGGAAGAGGTGTGTGGAGAATCTGAGTACCTCAATCTGGTGAAGACTGGAAATGTGCGGTTGGAAATCGAGTTCAAAGCTGCACTAACCAAAACGCTGAGCTGCATCATTCTCAGTGAAAGAAACTCGATCATCGAAATCGATCAAGCGCGAAACGTCTTCATCAAGTAA